In Hyphomicrobiales bacterium, a single window of DNA contains:
- a CDS encoding NADP-dependent isocitrate dehydrogenase — translation MDKIKVANPVVELDGDEMTRIIWDQIKKELILPYLDVDLHYYDLSVENRDKTEDKVTVDSANAIKKYGVGVKCATITPDEARVKEFNLKQMWKSPNGTIRNILGGVIFREPIICKNVPRLVPGWTQPIIIGRHAFGDQYRATDFVYPGKGTLTITFKGDDGTVIEKEVFKAPGGGVAMAMYNLDDSIKEFARASLTYGKQRKLPVYFSSKNTILKAYDGRFKDIFQAIYEAEYKADYEKLGITYEHRLIDDMVASAMKWTGGYIWACKNYDGDVQSDLVAQGYGSLGLMTSVLITPDGKTVESEAAHGTVTRHYRLHQQGKATSTNSTASIFAWTGGLKHRAKLDDNAKLLRFAETLEKVTVATIEEGKMTKDLAVLVGPEQQWLTTEGFIQAVDKNLEKAIG, via the coding sequence ATGGACAAGATCAAAGTCGCCAACCCGGTCGTCGAACTCGATGGCGACGAGATGACCCGCATCATCTGGGACCAGATCAAGAAGGAACTCATCCTTCCCTACCTCGACGTCGACCTCCACTATTATGACCTCTCGGTCGAAAACCGCGACAAGACCGAGGACAAGGTGACGGTCGACTCCGCCAACGCCATCAAGAAATATGGCGTGGGCGTGAAGTGCGCCACCATCACGCCGGACGAAGCGCGCGTGAAGGAATTCAACCTGAAGCAGATGTGGAAGTCGCCCAACGGCACCATCCGCAACATCCTGGGTGGCGTCATCTTCCGCGAACCCATCATCTGCAAGAACGTGCCGCGCCTCGTGCCCGGCTGGACTCAGCCCATCATCATCGGCCGCCATGCCTTCGGCGACCAGTACCGCGCCACCGATTTCGTCTATCCGGGCAAGGGCACGCTCACCATCACCTTCAAGGGCGATGATGGCACGGTGATCGAGAAGGAAGTGTTCAAGGCCCCCGGCGGCGGCGTCGCCATGGCCATGTACAACCTCGATGACTCCATCAAGGAGTTCGCCCGCGCCTCGCTCACCTACGGCAAGCAGCGCAAGCTGCCGGTCTATTTCTCCTCCAAGAACACAATCCTCAAGGCCTATGACGGCCGCTTCAAGGACATCTTCCAGGCCATCTACGAAGCCGAATACAAGGCCGACTACGAGAAGCTGGGCATCACCTACGAGCATCGCCTGATCGACGACATGGTGGCCTCCGCCATGAAGTGGACCGGCGGCTACATCTGGGCCTGCAAGAATTACGACGGCGACGTGCAATCCGACCTCGTGGCGCAGGGCTACGGCTCGCTCGGCCTCATGACCTCCGTGCTCATCACGCCCGATGGCAAGACGGTGGAATCGGAAGCCGCCCACGGCACGGTGACGCGCCACTACCGCCTGCACCAGCAGGGCAAGGCCACCTCGACGAACTCCACCGCGTCCATCTTCGCCTGGACGGGCGGCCTGAAGCACCGCGCCAAGCTCGATGACAATGCCAAGCTCCTCCGCTTCGCCGAGACGCTGGAGAAGGTAACGGTTGCAACCATCGAGGAAGGCAAGATGACGAAGGACCTTGCGGTCCTTGTCGGCCCGGAACAGCAGTGGCTCACCACGGAAGGCTTCATTCAGGCCGTGGACAAGAACCTCGAGAAGGCGATCGGCTGA
- a CDS encoding PAS domain-containing protein, translating to MVNDNTPPKRLEDPQVLLSILDNLPTSIFVKDEDLNFVYSNALHCKLIERSEAELLGKSDREFWPAETVKGFEEHDRSVIDSGQVNISEETVPGENGGRQPLLTRKARLAGPDGKTYLIGTNTDLGRSRHARTNIRH from the coding sequence ATGGTCAACGACAATACGCCGCCCAAGCGGCTTGAAGACCCGCAGGTGCTGCTCAGCATCCTCGACAATCTTCCGACGTCGATCTTCGTCAAGGATGAAGACCTGAACTTCGTCTATTCCAACGCGCTGCACTGCAAGCTCATCGAGCGCAGCGAAGCTGAACTGCTGGGAAAATCGGACAGGGAGTTCTGGCCTGCGGAGACAGTGAAGGGTTTCGAGGAACACGACCGCAGCGTGATCGACAGCGGGCAGGTGAACATCTCGGAGGAAACGGTACCGGGCGAGAATGGCGGAAGGCAACCGCTGCTGACGCGCAAGGCCCGGCTGGCAGGGCCGGATGGAAAGACCTATCTCATCGGCACGAACACGGATCTGGGGAGATCAAGACACGCGAGGACCAATATAAGGCACTGA
- a CDS encoding porin family protein: MMMKTLNLALGLAAGLAVAASACASAADVTPLTYDWTGFYLGAQAGYGWGDNTFTYVGGVGPPQENVDVSGLVGGATLGANRQFGNIVLGLEGDISYSGISGETLSATRPCIAEGCTEDVDWFGTGRVRLGYAMDQILPFVSGGLAIGNISGSADIGACDPRGTECKFDDVKLGWTLGAGLETALGENWTAKAEYLYVNLGRSDFTNPVDVKSGDVDFSLVRLGVNRRF, encoded by the coding sequence ATGATGATGAAGACGTTGAACCTTGCCCTCGGCCTTGCAGCCGGACTTGCTGTTGCCGCCAGTGCCTGCGCAAGTGCCGCAGATGTGACACCTCTCACCTATGATTGGACAGGCTTCTATCTCGGAGCCCAGGCCGGATATGGCTGGGGTGACAACACCTTCACCTATGTCGGCGGTGTGGGACCGCCACAGGAAAATGTCGACGTCAGCGGCCTTGTCGGCGGAGCCACGCTCGGTGCCAACAGGCAGTTCGGCAACATCGTGCTCGGTCTTGAAGGCGACATCTCCTATTCCGGCATTTCCGGCGAAACCCTGAGCGCCACACGGCCCTGCATCGCCGAAGGCTGTACCGAGGACGTGGACTGGTTCGGCACGGGCCGCGTCCGGCTGGGCTATGCGATGGACCAGATCCTGCCGTTCGTCAGCGGCGGTCTTGCCATCGGCAACATCAGCGGCAGTGCCGACATTGGTGCCTGTGATCCGCGCGGCACGGAATGCAAGTTTGATGACGTCAAGCTGGGCTGGACGCTGGGAGCCGGCCTTGAAACCGCACTCGGCGAGAACTGGACAGCCAAGGCTGAATACCTTTACGTCAATCTCGGCCGGTCCGACTTCACCAATCCGGTGGACGTGAAATCCGGCGATGTCGATTTCAGCCTCGTGCGCCTGGGCGTGAACCGCCGATTCTGA
- a CDS encoding DUF718 domain-containing protein, giving the protein MTAYNIVRFKVKPAREKDFVEFHRTAQAIAGLREGALVKTGDRAYCLVAKWDSFDSIVSARPQMIGMLDKIRDMLEDQGNGLGLTDPVSGDVVVELKH; this is encoded by the coding sequence ATGACCGCCTACAACATCGTTCGTTTCAAGGTGAAGCCGGCCCGCGAAAAGGACTTCGTGGAATTCCATCGCACAGCGCAGGCTATTGCGGGACTGCGCGAAGGTGCACTGGTGAAGACGGGGGACCGCGCCTATTGCCTCGTGGCCAAGTGGGACTCGTTCGACAGCATTGTCTCCGCCCGGCCGCAGATGATCGGCATGCTCGACAAGATTCGCGACATGCTGGAAGACCAGGGCAACGGCCTCGGCCTCACCGATCCTGTGTCAGGCGATGTCGTGGTGGAATTGAAGCACTAG
- a CDS encoding response regulator, whose translation MTALSILVVDDDIDNAHSLGELFEIEGHNVRVVHSGEDAISAYCRETFDVAFMDVMMPGKNGVESFLEIRRLKPSARVFMMTGYSVEELLLQAIRGGALGVLDKPFDVNEILSITEQVGPGGVVLAPPLAPGQLVGDSIHAALSTSGRNCQMVRRAGTRPWPVNDDILVIDTGLPLIDEVSVLSGFKGLGHTGPAFLIPPPQMIHSDDLPLLRDIGVTGVLNKPFDPLELLNRLPHLAA comes from the coding sequence ATGACAGCCCTCAGCATCCTTGTTGTTGACGACGATATCGACAATGCCCACTCGCTGGGCGAGTTGTTCGAAATCGAAGGCCATAACGTGCGCGTGGTCCATTCAGGTGAGGATGCCATCTCGGCCTATTGCCGCGAGACATTCGACGTCGCCTTCATGGACGTGATGATGCCGGGCAAGAACGGCGTGGAAAGTTTTCTGGAAATCCGCCGACTCAAGCCCTCGGCGCGGGTGTTCATGATGACGGGCTACAGTGTGGAGGAACTGCTGCTGCAGGCGATCCGCGGTGGCGCGCTGGGCGTTCTTGATAAGCCGTTTGATGTGAACGAGATCCTCAGCATCACGGAGCAGGTGGGGCCGGGGGGCGTGGTGCTTGCACCGCCGCTGGCGCCTGGACAACTTGTGGGCGATTCCATTCATGCGGCCCTCAGCACGTCCGGCCGCAATTGCCAGATGGTGCGCCGCGCCGGCACGCGGCCGTGGCCCGTGAATGACGACATACTGGTGATCGACACGGGCCTGCCACTGATCGACGAGGTGTCCGTTCTGTCCGGATTCAAGGGCCTCGGGCACACCGGTCCCGCCTTCCTCATTCCGCCGCCGCAGATGATCCACAGCGATGATCTTCCCCTGCTGCGCGACATCGGCGTCACCGGTGTCCTGAACAAGCCGTTCGATCCGCTCGAACTGCTCAACCGACTTCCCCATCTTGCCGCGTGA
- a CDS encoding HAMP domain-containing histidine kinase codes for MEQLGQLTATVAHELRNPLGAVRTSAFLMERKLKGKGTDVEPQIERINKGIIRCDNIITQLLDFSRTKQLNCQSGDLDQWLAQVLDEEAKKLPAAVTITCNLGLEGRSVPFDPARLQRAVVNLMANACEALVGQGDDPAKFARPDPAIIVTTSLREGGAVIAVSDNGPGITPEVLERIREPLFTTKSFGTGLGVPAIEQITIQHGGRLEVSSTPGEGALFSMWLPLTVPQPEATDAA; via the coding sequence ATGGAGCAGTTGGGGCAGCTGACCGCGACCGTGGCGCACGAACTGCGCAATCCGCTGGGCGCGGTGCGCACATCCGCCTTCCTCATGGAGCGCAAGCTCAAGGGCAAGGGCACGGACGTGGAGCCGCAGATCGAGCGCATCAACAAGGGCATCATCCGCTGCGACAATATCATCACGCAGCTTCTGGATTTCTCCCGCACCAAGCAGCTCAATTGCCAGTCCGGCGACCTCGACCAGTGGCTTGCACAGGTGCTGGACGAGGAGGCAAAGAAGTTGCCGGCGGCCGTCACCATCACGTGCAACCTGGGGCTGGAGGGGCGCAGCGTGCCGTTCGATCCCGCGCGCCTGCAGCGCGCTGTCGTCAACCTCATGGCGAATGCCTGCGAGGCGCTTGTGGGGCAGGGCGATGATCCGGCGAAATTCGCGCGGCCTGATCCCGCGATTATCGTGACAACATCACTCCGTGAAGGCGGCGCCGTGATTGCGGTGAGCGACAACGGCCCGGGCATCACGCCGGAGGTTCTTGAACGCATTCGCGAACCGCTGTTCACCACCAAGAGCTTCGGCACGGGGCTTGGCGTTCCGGCGATCGAGCAGATCACCATCCAGCATGGCGGACGCCTGGAGGTTTCATCGACGCCGGGCGAGGGCGCGCTGTTCTCCATGTGGCTGCCGCTCACGGTGCCTCAGCCCGAGGCCACGGACGCGGCGTAA